The following coding sequences lie in one Changpingibacter yushuensis genomic window:
- a CDS encoding inositol monophosphatase family protein, with product MSFSIQLADIAEQAARSVGGYLTDAFITPGKVDFKVDFHDVVTVHDKESQRRIVAAIFRELPDSFVVGEESHELLSADGSEHTPGPDDVVWYVDPIDGTSNFAAGFDHWCVSIAAARRGKVVASVIYQPTLGALYRADSRGTTLNGVPTAVLDSPLSENLVATQYPSSRLADPTTMAQLARLIGAARGVRRPGSTALALAEVAAGHFVASFNRHTHPWDVAAGILLVQQAGGLYLGFNDSESHFLTELPTAPNFVAAGNLEAAAQCLRILGRDDLADLLLAGGAPNA from the coding sequence ATGAGCTTCTCGATTCAGTTGGCGGACATCGCCGAACAGGCAGCGCGCTCGGTTGGTGGATATCTCACAGACGCTTTCATCACCCCGGGCAAAGTGGACTTCAAGGTGGATTTCCACGACGTGGTCACGGTGCATGACAAAGAGTCTCAACGCCGGATCGTCGCGGCGATCTTCCGGGAGCTGCCAGATTCGTTTGTTGTGGGAGAAGAATCGCACGAACTGCTGAGCGCCGATGGATCCGAACATACTCCCGGCCCCGACGACGTCGTCTGGTACGTGGATCCGATCGATGGAACCTCGAACTTTGCCGCCGGTTTTGACCATTGGTGCGTCTCGATCGCCGCTGCCCGCCGGGGAAAGGTGGTGGCCTCAGTTATCTACCAGCCAACTCTGGGCGCATTGTATCGGGCCGATTCCCGGGGGACCACCCTCAACGGCGTACCCACCGCGGTGCTTGACTCTCCCCTCTCGGAGAACCTTGTGGCAACCCAGTACCCCTCATCTCGCCTAGCCGATCCCACCACAATGGCACAACTGGCCCGCCTCATCGGCGCCGCCCGTGGTGTTCGGCGGCCAGGCTCCACTGCGCTGGCGTTGGCGGAAGTGGCAGCCGGCCACTTTGTAGCCTCATTCAATCGCCACACCCACCCGTGGGACGTTGCGGCCGGGATCCTCTTGGTCCAGCAGGCCGGCGGCCTGTATCTAGGCTTCAACGATTCTGAATCACATTTCCTTACTGAGCTTCCCACCGCGCCCAACTTCGTCGCGGCCGGAAACCTTGAGGCCGCTGCGCAATGCCTGCGTATCTTGGGCCGCGACGATCTGGCGGACCTCCTCCTGGCAGGGGGAGCACCCAATGCCTGA
- the rfbA gene encoding glucose-1-phosphate thymidylyltransferase RfbA yields MRGIILAGGSGTRLNPITLGTSKQLVPVYDKPMIYYPMSTLMLAGIQDILVITTPEDAPAFHRLLGDGSQFGLNLQFAVQEVPNGLAQAFVIGSRFVGDQPAGLVLGDNIFYGHGMGTRLRRNVNPDGGAVFAYHVSDPTAYGVVEFDDEFRALSIEEKPVKPKSNYAVPGLYFYDNDVVDIAKNLKPSARGEYEITDVNRTYLEAGKLQVEVLPRGTAWLDTGTFDSLADATSYVRTVEARQGLKIGAPEEVAWRMGFLSETELRERAEPLVKSGYGAYLLGLLRED; encoded by the coding sequence ATGCGTGGAATCATCCTAGCCGGCGGCTCCGGCACCCGGCTCAACCCGATCACTCTTGGCACCTCAAAGCAGTTGGTGCCTGTGTATGACAAGCCAATGATCTACTACCCGATGTCAACCTTGATGCTTGCTGGCATTCAGGACATCCTCGTGATCACCACTCCTGAGGATGCGCCTGCATTCCATCGTCTGCTGGGCGACGGTTCGCAATTCGGCCTCAACCTGCAGTTTGCTGTACAGGAAGTCCCCAATGGCCTAGCTCAGGCGTTTGTGATCGGCTCCCGCTTCGTGGGTGACCAACCTGCCGGATTGGTTCTGGGTGACAACATCTTCTACGGCCACGGCATGGGTACGCGCCTGCGCCGCAACGTTAACCCAGACGGCGGAGCGGTTTTTGCCTACCACGTCTCCGATCCCACCGCTTACGGTGTTGTTGAGTTCGACGACGAGTTCCGGGCACTATCAATCGAGGAGAAGCCGGTCAAGCCGAAGTCCAACTACGCGGTCCCGGGCTTGTACTTCTACGACAACGATGTTGTGGACATTGCCAAGAACCTCAAGCCTTCGGCACGAGGAGAATACGAGATCACCGACGTCAACCGCACATACCTCGAAGCCGGGAAGCTTCAGGTTGAAGTACTTCCTCGCGGCACCGCTTGGTTGGACACCGGCACATTCGATTCCTTGGCGGACGCCACCAGCTACGTGCGTACTGTGGAGGCGCGCCAAGGCTTGAAGATTGGTGCGCCGGAAGAGGTCGCGTGGCGCATGGGATTCCTTTCTGAGACCGAATTGCGCGAACGGGCCGAACCGCTGGTCAAGTCCGGCTATGGTGCGTACCTGCTGGGGCTTCTGCGCGAGGACTGA
- a CDS encoding DUF3499 family protein: protein MTYGYDEATAVLGPLSPSPEPGALDLCTQHAHSVTVPHGWSMVRLVTEFEPAPPSNSDLMALANAIRETSKREVPAPDRAARDVRRRTDVKERPQLRAVPAPVSDVPVPGPEK from the coding sequence ATGACCTACGGGTATGACGAGGCAACTGCAGTTCTCGGCCCCTTATCGCCATCGCCGGAACCGGGTGCGCTTGACCTGTGCACGCAGCACGCCCACTCTGTTACGGTTCCGCACGGATGGTCCATGGTGCGCCTTGTGACAGAGTTCGAACCAGCGCCTCCTTCCAACTCAGATCTCATGGCGCTCGCGAACGCCATTCGGGAGACCTCGAAGCGCGAAGTGCCAGCTCCGGATCGTGCCGCCCGCGACGTGCGCCGTCGCACCGATGTGAAGGAACGCCCACAACTGCGCGCGGTCCCAGCCCCGGTTTCTGACGTTCCTGTACCAGGACCTGAGAAGTAA
- a CDS encoding DUF2142 domain-containing protein, with translation MRGENRISGKSFVKVGILVTLAYFVWQVLWAVVTPPFQSPDEPLHFNSVLRVEATGEWPDPGDALVDQDVFTTVVESGFIEPDAQDFEALSRTRIAGSTSAVYTDAFATTSITEHVNRSVIEYGANGSTEIVDQMTQHPPLFYVAAAKVMDVFGAQSWTWDRQLLLLRIFSAFLTIPLIPCTLFTARKLGIGRIGSVFISVTTFAIPQLAFITGSLNNDSLAIGAGALTVAACAQAAFGKQNRWTVLAAGLALGLGLWSKGTFIPFGLIVALSFVVNPSAGRIRVRLVRGFAAGIIGVLTGGWWWLRNLMLFGTLQPEGYQTEHLREGKRIWYFISKAVGNLSESSWGRFGWLNWNLPWVLLTGLALFTLWAVAHSLLRGHQKVQRFVLLGFYPLTIAMLFVQAWNKYRETGTVPGTQGRYLFPAVVALIVIAGAAWLPALRRLATRRSQWVFALPSVIAPSIAVFAAWAWAHACYPSTISRVGINWMRWSEVAGFDVVWLKLLLAVAILLVVASAAAPCVLMYQAAIAEAVDTAEEISAEAFEEWSHSAEVSQARSRDLVASE, from the coding sequence ATGCGGGGTGAGAACCGGATATCTGGCAAGTCATTTGTCAAGGTAGGCATTCTGGTAACGCTCGCCTATTTCGTGTGGCAGGTACTGTGGGCCGTAGTTACTCCGCCGTTCCAGAGCCCAGACGAACCGCTGCATTTCAACTCAGTACTTCGCGTTGAAGCTACAGGCGAATGGCCTGACCCCGGCGATGCGCTGGTAGATCAGGACGTCTTTACTACCGTGGTTGAGTCAGGCTTTATTGAACCTGACGCCCAGGACTTTGAGGCCCTGTCCCGCACCAGAATTGCGGGCAGTACCAGTGCGGTCTACACGGATGCTTTCGCAACAACGAGTATCACTGAACACGTAAACCGCTCGGTCATCGAGTACGGTGCCAATGGATCTACGGAGATCGTGGATCAAATGACCCAGCACCCGCCGCTGTTCTATGTGGCAGCTGCCAAGGTGATGGATGTGTTTGGTGCACAATCGTGGACGTGGGATCGCCAGCTCCTCCTGTTGCGCATCTTCAGCGCATTCTTGACCATCCCTCTTATCCCATGCACATTGTTTACCGCACGCAAGCTGGGCATTGGGCGGATTGGTTCGGTCTTTATATCTGTCACGACATTTGCCATCCCTCAGCTCGCGTTCATTACGGGTTCGCTCAACAATGATTCCTTGGCAATTGGTGCGGGAGCTTTGACTGTGGCTGCTTGTGCGCAGGCGGCCTTCGGGAAGCAGAATCGCTGGACAGTACTCGCAGCGGGATTAGCTCTTGGCTTGGGCCTGTGGAGCAAAGGAACCTTCATCCCATTTGGCCTCATAGTGGCGCTATCGTTCGTTGTGAACCCGAGCGCTGGGCGAATACGCGTGCGGCTGGTTCGGGGCTTCGCCGCGGGAATCATCGGCGTGCTGACGGGCGGTTGGTGGTGGTTGCGCAACCTCATGTTGTTCGGCACACTTCAGCCAGAGGGATACCAGACCGAGCATCTGCGCGAAGGCAAACGGATCTGGTACTTCATCTCCAAAGCCGTGGGCAATCTCAGTGAATCTTCGTGGGGACGGTTCGGCTGGCTCAACTGGAACTTGCCATGGGTGCTGCTCACCGGCCTTGCGCTCTTCACCTTGTGGGCGGTGGCGCATTCTCTTCTGCGTGGCCACCAGAAGGTGCAGCGCTTTGTGCTGCTCGGCTTCTATCCACTCACTATCGCGATGCTTTTTGTACAGGCATGGAACAAGTACCGAGAGACCGGAACGGTTCCTGGTACGCAGGGCAGGTATCTGTTCCCAGCTGTGGTGGCCCTAATTGTTATCGCTGGAGCTGCATGGCTTCCTGCGCTGCGACGGCTAGCAACGCGGCGTAGCCAATGGGTCTTCGCTCTGCCGAGCGTGATCGCACCCAGCATCGCGGTGTTCGCAGCGTGGGCGTGGGCTCATGCCTGCTACCCGTCCACCATTTCCAGAGTTGGTATCAACTGGATGCGGTGGTCGGAGGTCGCTGGCTTCGATGTGGTGTGGCTAAAACTCTTGCTCGCGGTAGCAATACTGTTGGTAGTGGCTTCTGCGGCAGCTCCATGCGTGTTGATGTACCAGGCGGCGATTGCCGAGGCAGTCGATACGGCAGAGGAAATCAGCGCCGAGGCATTCGAAGAATGGAGCCACAGCGCGGAGGTATCACAAGCCCGTTCCCGCGACCTCGTGGCATCCGAATAG
- a CDS encoding metallopeptidase family protein, which yields MADVGIPSRGRARGRDRHGRGMRGPIVPFTVPAWRTRSDKFDDVVALELMTYRSLLGEALKHIDYGVLDVPEVDPAPWEEGVPLARYLPFERPARITGRIVFYRMPILAAAARSDFPRLVIHDIVTEQLAAAIGRDAEDIDYLN from the coding sequence ATGGCAGACGTTGGTATTCCTTCCCGTGGTAGAGCTCGCGGCCGCGACCGGCACGGCCGCGGCATGCGTGGCCCCATCGTCCCGTTCACCGTGCCCGCGTGGCGGACCCGATCGGATAAGTTCGACGACGTCGTCGCGCTCGAACTTATGACATACCGTTCACTTCTGGGGGAAGCCTTGAAGCACATCGACTACGGCGTTCTTGACGTTCCTGAAGTCGATCCCGCCCCGTGGGAGGAGGGCGTGCCGTTGGCACGTTATCTCCCCTTCGAGCGCCCTGCCCGGATCACCGGCCGAATCGTGTTCTATCGGATGCCGATTCTCGCGGCAGCCGCGCGGTCAGACTTTCCGCGCCTCGTGATTCACGACATTGTGACTGAGCAGCTCGCTGCCGCGATCGGGCGCGACGCCGAGGATATTGACTATCTCAATTAG
- a CDS encoding WhiB family transcriptional regulator, producing the protein MIDIFNLGYEKSSDEELYWQERALCAQTDPDIFFPEKGGSTTPATSVCAACDVQAQCLEYAITHDIRHGIWGGMSDNDRRRLSRERRRGTGA; encoded by the coding sequence ATGATTGACATCTTCAATCTCGGATATGAAAAATCCTCAGACGAAGAGTTGTATTGGCAGGAACGTGCTCTGTGTGCGCAAACGGATCCTGACATCTTCTTCCCTGAAAAGGGTGGTTCAACAACGCCGGCAACCAGCGTATGTGCGGCATGCGATGTTCAGGCGCAGTGCCTTGAGTACGCAATTACTCACGATATTCGCCACGGCATCTGGGGCGGAATGTCTGATAATGATCGCCGGCGGCTGAGCCGGGAACGCCGCCGCGGCACCGGAGCCTGA
- a CDS encoding TIGR03089 family protein, protein MPDALALYNACVSRGTSPTLTWYGPDGRMELSGKVVANHLAKIAGYLCDEIWLEESETVVLALPAHWKQVLWGLGAMLAGGQVQVGSAREAAVAITDTPEGVQAREVLALDLGPLALSWTGAPLPGGAHDASAEVMGSPDALLDSSRHAASNFSQWAEMGASPSSAERLLIASSDPQAVLACASFQLGRGGLVVVAEGDPVVVANTEGAQVAHLTHN, encoded by the coding sequence ATGCCTGATGCACTCGCCTTGTACAACGCTTGCGTATCCCGTGGAACCTCGCCGACCCTCACGTGGTACGGCCCAGACGGGCGCATGGAACTCTCAGGCAAAGTTGTGGCGAACCATCTCGCCAAAATCGCTGGATACCTCTGTGATGAGATCTGGCTGGAGGAATCCGAAACCGTGGTACTCGCCCTTCCCGCCCACTGGAAACAGGTGCTGTGGGGTCTGGGTGCGATGCTCGCTGGCGGGCAGGTGCAGGTTGGCTCAGCGCGCGAAGCAGCTGTGGCCATCACTGATACGCCTGAGGGCGTGCAGGCGCGCGAGGTGCTCGCTCTGGACCTTGGCCCACTCGCACTTTCGTGGACAGGCGCACCGCTACCCGGAGGTGCCCATGACGCCTCCGCCGAAGTCATGGGCTCCCCCGACGCGCTCCTTGACTCTTCCCGCCACGCAGCCTCGAACTTCTCACAGTGGGCGGAAATGGGTGCTTCACCCTCAAGCGCCGAACGCCTGCTCATCGCCTCCTCTGATCCACAAGCCGTGCTGGCGTGCGCGAGTTTCCAACTCGGGCGAGGGGGCCTCGTCGTCGTCGCAGAAGGCGATCCTGTTGTTGTTGCGAACACTGAAGGTGCACAAGTTGCACATCTCACCCACAATTAG
- the mtrA gene encoding MtrAB system response regulator MtrA has translation MSTRILVVDDDPGISEMVAILLESEGYDVTVCANGLNVLPLFRAERPDLVLLDVMLPGLDGVTVCGQLREESDVPIIMMSARTDSVDVIAGLEAGADDYVTKPFENSVLIARVKARLRRQEPESESLRIADLTVDLKGHQVLRGGKDLRLTPLEFDLLAVLARKPWQVFSREELLEQVWGYRHSTADTRLVNVHIQRLRSKVEKDQDSPEVVVTVRGVGYRAGAVQE, from the coding sequence ATGAGCACTCGCATTCTCGTGGTTGATGATGATCCAGGCATTTCAGAAATGGTGGCTATCCTTCTGGAATCCGAAGGCTATGACGTCACTGTGTGCGCAAACGGGCTGAATGTACTTCCGTTATTCCGGGCAGAACGCCCTGATCTAGTCCTCCTTGACGTGATGCTCCCGGGCCTTGATGGCGTCACTGTTTGCGGGCAGTTACGCGAGGAATCGGATGTGCCCATCATCATGATGAGTGCCCGCACAGATTCTGTGGATGTAATTGCTGGCTTGGAAGCCGGGGCGGATGATTACGTCACTAAGCCTTTCGAAAACTCCGTGCTTATCGCTCGCGTCAAGGCGCGGCTGCGCCGCCAAGAACCTGAGTCCGAATCGCTGCGCATTGCCGATCTCACTGTTGATCTCAAGGGGCACCAAGTACTACGCGGTGGCAAAGATCTTCGGCTCACTCCTCTCGAATTCGATCTACTTGCAGTTCTGGCACGCAAACCGTGGCAGGTGTTTTCTCGCGAGGAACTCCTTGAGCAGGTGTGGGGATACCGTCACTCAACGGCTGATACGCGGCTTGTAAACGTTCATATCCAGCGCCTTCGCTCCAAGGTGGAAAAGGATCAGGATTCTCCTGAGGTTGTTGTGACTGTTCGCGGTGTGGGATACAGGGCGGGGGCCGTGCAGGAGTGA
- a CDS encoding DUF5719 family protein, whose protein sequence is MKGARLISALAVCALTAGAGFLVWSVPESDASAIPAQVSSAAPADIRLVCSGGFEANAQSGIDVESVDADMKSRSWLVGTSGSESVTDAQGNALSSDSAILQGDAGALTGVYSVPGETEDLQLAGGTLHTATAGDARGAAVNPCLSAQSDMWLVGSQASVGTSNVLVVTNPGENAVVVDLEAYGSTGLMDLGSLSQIAVAAGATVRTSLDGALESDSRIAVHVTSGGSVTAVLQETVLDGARPSGVTFVTPSQQSTSLTVAAVTVGEEATEVPTLRIVNTQPEAAKVSISVTDGSGTSPLPGGTNVPIAAQTVLDLSLSGLAAGQYTVHITSQAAVTAGVELVSQEAEGEPRDIAWAAAESSVTAGAAVFGPLGALVTVTAPEGTESSVTVTPIDSDGSAGEAFHAKLDAGGHVTFEMPEGTIAVTLKATAPVYAAVVTQANVRAGKTIDWVPIFSPLREDASRAIAVSD, encoded by the coding sequence GTGAAAGGCGCACGCCTAATAAGCGCGCTCGCGGTATGCGCACTGACTGCAGGTGCCGGGTTCCTTGTATGGTCGGTGCCTGAATCGGATGCCTCCGCCATACCCGCACAGGTTTCTTCCGCTGCACCGGCTGATATACGCCTTGTGTGCTCCGGTGGTTTTGAGGCAAACGCGCAAAGTGGTATCGACGTCGAATCCGTGGACGCGGATATGAAGTCCCGTTCGTGGTTGGTGGGAACCTCGGGCTCAGAATCTGTGACGGATGCACAAGGGAATGCATTGTCGAGTGATTCGGCGATTCTTCAGGGCGACGCCGGGGCTCTCACCGGGGTCTATTCAGTTCCGGGTGAGACTGAAGACCTTCAACTGGCAGGCGGAACTCTGCACACCGCCACGGCTGGGGATGCGCGGGGAGCTGCGGTCAATCCCTGCCTGAGCGCCCAGTCAGACATGTGGTTGGTTGGATCTCAAGCGAGTGTGGGAACATCCAACGTATTGGTGGTCACGAATCCGGGCGAAAACGCCGTTGTCGTGGATCTTGAAGCGTATGGATCCACGGGACTTATGGACCTCGGATCGCTCTCACAGATCGCAGTGGCCGCAGGAGCAACCGTGCGGACCTCGCTGGATGGGGCCTTGGAATCGGACTCACGCATTGCAGTGCATGTCACAAGCGGGGGCTCCGTCACTGCTGTGCTCCAAGAGACTGTGCTTGATGGGGCTCGGCCCTCGGGTGTCACCTTCGTGACCCCCTCGCAGCAAAGCACGAGTTTGACTGTTGCGGCCGTGACGGTTGGCGAGGAAGCGACGGAAGTGCCCACCCTTCGCATTGTGAATACTCAGCCTGAAGCGGCTAAGGTGAGTATTTCGGTCACCGACGGCTCGGGAACATCGCCTTTGCCAGGCGGCACGAACGTGCCAATCGCAGCACAAACCGTACTGGATCTGTCGCTCTCAGGCCTGGCTGCCGGGCAGTACACGGTCCACATCACTTCGCAGGCGGCCGTGACGGCTGGCGTCGAGCTGGTCTCGCAGGAGGCGGAGGGTGAGCCGCGCGATATCGCGTGGGCGGCGGCCGAATCCTCCGTCACAGCTGGAGCAGCTGTGTTCGGACCCTTGGGTGCCCTCGTGACCGTCACCGCTCCCGAGGGCACAGAATCCTCTGTGACCGTCACACCTATTGATAGTGATGGTTCAGCCGGTGAGGCCTTTCACGCGAAACTGGATGCGGGCGGTCACGTCACGTTCGAAATGCCAGAAGGAACTATTGCCGTCACGCTCAAGGCAACCGCGCCAGTCTATGCGGCGGTTGTGACGCAAGCCAATGTTCGCGCCGGCAAGACCATAGATTGGGTTCCAATCTTCTCGCCCCTGCGCGAAGATGCTAGCCGCGCAATCGCTGTGAGCGACTGA
- a CDS encoding glycosyltransferase family 2 protein encodes MTDEALAERESVLALLITHARNPQLPEVLGALARQVCGPTRLIVAVRGADRQVQASVDLLTFAFPVEVRTVDSAMTLGQAVNELAGGDEKWLWLIHGDSAPQPECLDELLRFGEASAKVGAVGPKQVAWENPRRLIEVGIRATRTARRIPEIPENELDQGQYDWREDILAVGTAGMLVRRAALAQIGGFDPFFGPFGDGLELSRRLWLGGWRVAVEPNAVIRHARGSFEGVERASFGQRRGAQLYNALLSAPPVLWLFMLLGYLLLAPVRSLARIVTKEGRLASGELHGAIIPLAHLPALMAGRRRVRRAKRAPASVIRSLESTARDLSKERRELRRQRREAIQLVDRPDPIVLRERRQWRKSTRNWAIAALVVPTVVAVAALLPLVGEGVLSGGALLTDSWTSSELLSAATNWWLPSGLGQSTQIDALWILLIPLVAISELFGGNLGWVVTAIVITAAPLAALTAYLCAGRFTHSPQIRFIGALLWGFAPPLLAAVNEGQVAAAIWHIVFPIVLAGVVEYWRRGSSSALGIASLAVAFASAAAPGTLVVALAVAVVGLILRRPRAGWLWLPVPALAVSFPLLTELASIPEGWRVLLSTVGNPVAVTPSWLGLVTLDPSSSVSLARAGGYSAGEWIGAVALLVILISALLCLAKKRNWISIRMGWFLVPIGLVWARLSSISLVATSAEGASTLPVTAWAGTGLSLACAGLWIAIVSGGDGLRTSLSRYSFGFRHVVVLGAVGLTALSTLALGGTWAVQSLRGESSALHSVTSERVPALATTAQVSADRSRVLALIPTQDGVRAQMWRGSGRQLHEVSLVGEYRALRVAQGIDSDAAQSATLQAVTNLVSGGDVADELADLNVSIVLIPASDSSISEQARSVLVSELNVSGSLSFITENASGAFWRVESADPIARARIVGSNVESLASGIFSVDTDVAAGSGGTLTLSERADSGWRAYLNGVALQSSGQSWNQQWELPSNGGHLVVTRSSGERWVAYLQLAILIAAVVMAVPLRKRKQVRE; translated from the coding sequence TTGACTGATGAAGCTCTGGCGGAGCGCGAGTCAGTTCTCGCTCTGCTGATCACACACGCCCGAAATCCCCAGCTTCCTGAAGTGCTTGGTGCACTCGCGCGCCAAGTGTGCGGACCAACGCGGCTCATCGTGGCTGTGCGCGGCGCCGACCGCCAGGTCCAAGCCTCAGTAGATCTACTGACGTTCGCGTTCCCCGTGGAGGTTCGCACAGTCGATTCAGCCATGACATTGGGGCAAGCGGTCAATGAGCTCGCTGGCGGAGATGAGAAGTGGCTCTGGCTTATTCACGGTGATTCGGCACCACAACCCGAATGTCTTGACGAACTGCTCCGATTCGGTGAAGCCTCCGCGAAGGTGGGTGCGGTGGGGCCAAAGCAGGTTGCATGGGAGAACCCGCGCCGGCTCATCGAAGTGGGCATCCGCGCCACACGCACTGCACGCCGTATCCCCGAAATCCCGGAGAACGAACTCGATCAGGGCCAGTACGATTGGCGGGAAGACATCCTGGCAGTGGGCACTGCGGGAATGCTCGTGCGCCGTGCTGCCCTAGCGCAGATCGGTGGTTTTGACCCATTCTTCGGACCCTTTGGCGACGGCCTCGAGCTATCGCGCCGCCTGTGGCTCGGAGGCTGGCGAGTAGCGGTGGAACCGAACGCCGTGATTCGGCATGCTCGTGGAAGTTTCGAAGGCGTGGAACGCGCCTCCTTCGGTCAGCGCAGGGGTGCTCAGCTATACAACGCGCTTCTATCCGCTCCGCCTGTCCTGTGGCTCTTCATGCTGCTCGGGTACCTTCTCCTCGCCCCGGTGCGATCTCTCGCGCGCATTGTGACAAAGGAAGGCAGGCTAGCTAGCGGCGAACTGCATGGCGCGATTATTCCGCTAGCACATCTGCCTGCTCTCATGGCTGGCCGCAGGAGGGTGCGGCGTGCCAAGCGCGCCCCGGCATCCGTTATTCGATCGCTTGAGTCAACTGCGCGTGATCTGAGTAAAGAGCGCCGCGAGTTGCGGCGGCAGCGCCGCGAGGCCATCCAACTTGTTGATCGTCCAGATCCCATCGTGCTTCGTGAGCGCCGCCAGTGGCGTAAGTCCACGCGCAACTGGGCCATAGCAGCCCTCGTTGTGCCAACAGTGGTGGCCGTAGCTGCCCTCTTGCCTCTTGTGGGTGAGGGGGTCCTGAGCGGCGGGGCGCTCCTCACCGATTCGTGGACGAGTAGCGAACTTCTCAGCGCCGCAACCAACTGGTGGCTGCCCAGCGGGCTCGGTCAGAGCACTCAAATAGATGCCCTGTGGATACTGCTCATCCCGCTCGTTGCCATAAGTGAACTCTTCGGGGGCAACCTCGGCTGGGTGGTCACAGCCATTGTGATTACAGCTGCGCCACTTGCGGCACTCACGGCCTACCTATGCGCAGGCAGGTTCACTCATTCGCCGCAGATCCGATTCATCGGCGCATTGCTGTGGGGTTTTGCTCCGCCGCTTCTTGCGGCCGTCAATGAGGGTCAGGTGGCAGCCGCCATCTGGCACATTGTGTTCCCAATAGTGCTCGCGGGAGTGGTCGAATACTGGAGGCGCGGATCGTCGTCGGCCCTAGGCATTGCCTCGCTAGCTGTGGCCTTCGCGAGCGCGGCCGCGCCAGGAACACTGGTCGTGGCACTCGCGGTGGCTGTGGTGGGTCTGATCTTGAGGCGCCCACGTGCCGGTTGGTTGTGGCTGCCTGTTCCGGCGCTGGCTGTTTCGTTCCCACTCTTGACAGAGTTGGCATCCATCCCTGAAGGCTGGCGGGTTCTCCTTTCCACTGTGGGAAATCCGGTGGCAGTGACTCCTTCGTGGCTGGGACTGGTGACACTCGATCCATCGTCTTCCGTTTCGCTGGCGCGGGCGGGAGGATACTCAGCAGGGGAGTGGATCGGGGCGGTGGCCCTGTTGGTCATCCTGATCTCCGCGCTGCTGTGCCTCGCAAAGAAGCGGAACTGGATCAGTATTCGGATGGGGTGGTTCCTTGTCCCCATTGGCCTTGTGTGGGCGCGGTTGAGCTCGATCTCCCTTGTTGCGACGTCAGCCGAGGGGGCCAGCACCCTTCCGGTTACCGCATGGGCGGGGACCGGCCTCTCATTGGCTTGCGCGGGCCTCTGGATCGCGATCGTGAGTGGAGGGGATGGCTTACGAACCTCGCTCTCGCGCTACAGTTTTGGGTTCCGGCACGTCGTTGTTCTGGGAGCTGTGGGATTGACGGCGCTTAGTACGTTGGCGTTGGGTGGAACGTGGGCGGTTCAATCGTTGCGTGGGGAAAGCTCGGCGCTCCACAGTGTCACTTCGGAACGTGTTCCTGCGCTAGCCACTACCGCTCAAGTCTCCGCAGACCGTTCGCGTGTGCTTGCACTCATCCCAACGCAAGACGGCGTGAGAGCGCAGATGTGGCGCGGTTCTGGCCGTCAGCTTCATGAGGTCTCTCTGGTGGGCGAGTATCGTGCCCTCCGCGTGGCACAGGGCATCGACTCTGATGCTGCGCAATCGGCCACCCTCCAAGCAGTAACAAACCTTGTTTCCGGCGGCGATGTGGCCGATGAACTGGCTGATCTCAACGTGTCCATCGTCCTTATCCCCGCATCTGACTCAAGTATCAGTGAGCAGGCGCGATCGGTCCTCGTTTCTGAACTGAACGTTTCCGGCAGCCTCAGTTTCATCACGGAGAATGCGAGTGGAGCGTTCTGGCGGGTTGAGAGTGCGGATCCAATTGCACGAGCCCGGATAGTTGGTTCGAACGTCGAATCTCTGGCATCCGGCATCTTCTCCGTTGATACGGACGTAGCCGCTGGATCTGGTGGAACGCTGACGCTTTCAGAGCGGGCAGATTCAGGCTGGCGAGCCTACCTAAACGGCGTGGCCCTCCAATCCTCGGGCCAATCGTGGAACCAACAATGGGAGCTTCCATCCAACGGCGGCCACCTTGTGGTCACGCGTTCATCTGGCGAGCGGTGGGTGGCTTACCTTCAACTTGCCATACTCATTGCAGCTGTGGTGATGGCTGTGCCGTTGCGCAAGCGGAAGCAGGTGAGAGAGTGA